The nucleotide sequence TATAATCTTGCCAAACTAGTTCATGGTTCTCATCTACTTGAATAGTTGCCTTTTAGTTTTCGTGACGTATTTAGCGTACTGTCAATTGTTCATTGTATAGGGGTTTACAATTGTAATATATTGGTACAACAGATCACAAAACTGCTCGGAGAGTCACAATTTTGGGAATAAAATAGAAGGTTATAACAcgtattacatttacatgtaaatattattttagtcgcctttttacatacatacttagtaAGTAAGATACAGTATGTTGTGCCCTTCTATCACAACAGCCTACACTCAACTACATGTAAGACTTGTTGAGCTGAACAACACggcgtatcttacagtttaTATAATTGTAACTCATTACCAACTCCTTCATTGCAGTCAATTAATTGTGATATAAATTAGACAAAATGAGATAAGACTTACCTGCACGTAACTAAATGCTGTTGTATAGCTAACAACTTGCTTTCTTGCTCAGCAGCAAGTCGTGATTGTTCCTCCAATTCCCGTACTTTAGCTAAACTTTCACACACTGTTTTCCTGGCCTTGCCTAGTTCTTGGTACATTACTCTCTGGTTGCCCAtcaatacattattacaatattcCAGTTCCAGCAATTCTTTCCTCGATCGCAACAAGTCCATTTCCAATTGCTGAGTGAATATCATAGCTTCTTCTAATTGAGAATCCCTTGATTCACGTAGATGGTTCAGTTCATGGATCAGTGCATCAAAACTACGAGACGGAGCAATCGGACTTCGTGTGTGGAATTTCGATTTCTTTACGTCACAGTTTTTGTGTTTCAGGTGGTTTTTTCGCAAGGCAACTTGCATAACCAACGATCTAGCATCACTACTTTGTAAAGCCAGTCGCATATCTTCAATAACTTCTCGTAAACTttcattttcttcttttctGTTTGCCAATTCTCGTCTCAATCGTTTAGTGTCTCTCAGTTGTACGTCGCTTTCACCGTTTGCCTGTAGAACTTTCAGTTCGTCGTCTTTCTTCTGTTGAACGTCAGTTTGTTCTACGTGTCCTTCAAGTTTGCGGTGATGTTTCTGACCAATGTCTGTGATTTCCGATTCGTTCTTTCCCTGTTTATGCAACAATGATTTATATATTTCGGTGATGGGTTTACTACTGAAGCACTCGACACACATAGTATGTATTGTCAGACCCGTACGTGGATGCCTAACACGCACCTCTCTGTCGATTTGTTCTGCGTCGTGTGAACATTCTGGGATCGGAGTGTAGTTGGTATCACTTTGGGAGGCAAAATATTCTCCCAATCTCAAATGGAAAGTTTTGAAATCAACTTGGTCTGGCAGatctttcaataaaatattgtcacTCTCTGTACGCTTATCAATATCATGGTTTACAAGGCccaatatttcacataaaattttaaaatcttGGGCAGGTAGCTTGCCATTGGCACTCGAGTCCAGGTGATGGTAAATTTCTTGCAGGTACTGATCGAGTCCCGCAGCAAGAACAACTATTTCGTTCTCAACTCCACGGTCAAGTCCATAGTGGTATGCCAAACAACTCACGATCCACTGTGCTCTACGAGCTGGGAAAATATACGATTCAGACCTCTGCATGTTTTTATGTGGTATTGTGGTCCTGGATAGTTGTCTGCTGCTAACGGTGTTCAGCATACATACCAAAGTATAGAAATCAGCTAGATACACTCAATACGTTGGTCTGTCCCACTCTACGATGACAGTCGCATCTATTTCGACGAAGCGTAGAAGCGTTTAGTTTGCAAAAGTGAAGGAAATACTCGAAGATTGTCGAAGAAATGCAACCCCCTCAAGGAATGGTGCAATGAAGATATATGGTGCAGAGGACGACCTGTAAAGCATACTACAGAAAACCAGCAGGCCTGTGAAGAGAGTCGAAATGTGGAGTGAGCTGAAAGCGTGTGATGTGTTGAATGAATGAGTAGTGGGCGGAGTCAATGGTATTTATCAACGGAATTAGTCATTATAGGTCAACAAACATTTACCACTGTCGATGGTAACGTTTCTACATGTAAAATATCGTAATTACTTGGTACTGTTGTAATTGCTACACGATAGCACAATGTGTAAATTACTATAGAACAAAATAGAAACAAGTATTGCACCCGATTAAAACTTTTATATGTAAACAATAAGGTTAGGCCGAACTTTCTGCGTTTCAATCGTTGTCtgttgtctgtatgtctctgtactagtatactatagctcatacatacatacatacatacatacatacatacatacatacatacatacatacatacatacatacatacatacatacatacatacacacacacacacacacatacacatacatacatacatacatacatacatacatacatacacatacatacatacatacatacatacatacatacatacatacatacatacatacatacatacatacatttacatcatcATAAAATAACACAGACATATGCCTTACTGTAATACGATTTTAACTgtcacttacatgtaattacaattTACGATTACAACGATACAGCATTTTTTCGTGTTTGTTTCCAATCGTGTCCTGTTCTCTGTTTGTTCCAGGTCATGCACTAAGTTCTTAACAATGTAATGAAAGAGAAGGATATACGGTGATACCCATAGATGAGATTTCCATTTGTTTTACCATCAACTCCCCAAATGGTTAGGGAACCTTCAGTATTTACCacgggggtcacattttacaaacctgtccTTGGGAGAGGatcatattttgcattagaatgtttggggagggtcacattttacaaccCGTAgctttgtgaccaaattgaagattcaattattgtaaattgtttttgtatgttttgagatgtaaaagtgagattagcactcaacatttatttttacaagtactttacatgccaaaatacaaaaataaaaatatatgcattgtaagaaaattgttttataaaaacattttgttaagtgtaccatctcaccttatcactcacactgtctgtgaatgttgttgttaaaatatgatggtgatggtgatatcgatgatgatgatgatctagttttgaatgtcatagagaacacggacagtgatacatgtactgactcaagtagtaccagaGAGTCAGAtgagagtgacactgataatggcaatactgaaggtgaaggtgaaggtgatgatgatgataatgatatcagggaacttttacaagtgaccagatcagacagagtatgcacagcatggaaagcacgttttagacaataactagattgtgtatgattatacgTGAAATGTAACTAGCCAgttttttactgtttgtcactttatatgtacaaatattgctttctaatacagagtcaaaatgatttaatttgtatgtatacatataatgggaatattgattagcgttcagtatatgcaattgtcatggggagggtcatattttaccaaatggggcaaaggggagggtcactttttacaaatggagaatgggggagggtcatgttttatttaacagaccatgtgtgattttctccgcccccctgtaaatactgaaggctcccttagacatattatatcatatgataCACCTATGAAACATACTAAAAGAATGTGAAATTGTGTCATTATGGCCTGACTTTGTGGCAAAGGCGAAATACAATCACGTAATTTATCCGACTGAAGTCAACTTTTAATAGCCTGAAACGATATAAGATTTCAAAATGACGTTGGCTCGTTACCAACTTGAGTGTTATTGACCTAGTTACACGTGGACAACATACAAAGGATAATTTCATCGCCTGGGAAAATTTGAAGTCCTCTGAGATAGAACCACGCTCCTTTCGCCTCAATAAAATGTAAAGAAGAACGGCCTTGAATAAACACTAATTTCAGGGGATACTCCTGATGATCATTGGTGGCAATGAATTACGATGCTGTCAAGACTCAACCATATTAGGAGTCCCACGACCAGCTCTTGGTATACTTTCGTTGGTGTGTGTCATCCCATATAAAGCCGTGTAACGAGTGATACCGATCGCATTGAGCGTCCCACGTTATTACAAATTGCTGAAAGACTGGAAAAGTTGTATCATATATCAATACATCTATGCCTGTCTCTCTAATATTTTGAGATACTAGTATACGGGGATATATTTTGCATAGCGGATCCCAAGGACACAAACGCATTTACTATTGCTTCACAGCAGAAAACACTTGAATATTttcgcggggggggggggggagtcaaaACAAAATTCACGATATTTTCTCTGAGTTTTTAACAGTATTGCCACTACAACAGTGCTAACTTCGACATTCACTTTTTCTGGTGATTGTTTGATATATTGAAGAATGACAGATTTGTGTGACTGAGTGGGAGTACGAAGAGTTGTAATAGTGAGGTGTGATGGCGCTGTTCCGTTGTTACACGTATAATTACAGCCAGTGCATTACAACTCTTAGCTCCCTGTGGATCGTAAGATATCactcaataaaatatttaatatcattataGCCAATTGACTGTCTCTTGGGCTTCAATTTCTATCAGCGTTATGGAATTGATGAAGAGTACATCTGTGCTGTAGTTTTATTCTTTAgttcctgtttttttttctaaatttctttcatttttttcatcctGGTTAATACATTAATCTTTTTTGTTTGCTTCAATTTTCATTTGGTTCATGAAGTCCAATAAAACTGTTAACGCAATAAAGTGTGAATGGAGTGCAAAATACAAACACTGCAGTCGCCGTACTAGCACGTGCACcgcttttgtaaaaaaaaaaattggcctcTGAAAAGTGGCATTGTGATTAACTCTCAATCGGCAGGTCAATATACCAAAAATTGATTGACAGTATAGtgtaaatattacttcaatattACCATTGTTATCTTCTCACACCATGGTGCTATTAAAGTATCGCATCGATTGCTAATTTCATAAAAGTTTATCTTTCTCACTGTAAAACTGTAAAAAGCAGTTGCCAGCGTAAATTCGACGGGCCGGGCAGCGAAAGTCGATGTCG is from Glandiceps talaboti chromosome 1, keGlaTala1.1, whole genome shotgun sequence and encodes:
- the LOC144437773 gene encoding EF-hand and coiled-coil domain-containing protein 1-like produces the protein MQRSESYIFPARRAQWIVSCLAYHYGLDRGVENEIVVLAAGLDQYLQEIYHHLDSSANGKLPAQDFKILCEILGLVNHDIDKRTESDNILLKDLPDQVDFKTFHLRLGEYFASQSDTNYTPIPECSHDAEQIDREVRVRHPRTGLTIHTMCVECFSSKPITEIYKSLLHKQGKNESEITDIGQKHHRKLEGHVEQTDVQQKKDDELKVLQANGESDVQLRDTKRLRRELANRKEENESLREVIEDMRLALQSSDARSLVMQVALRKNHLKHKNCDVKKSKFHTRSPIAPSRSFDALIHELNHLRESRDSQLEEAMIFTQQLEMDLLRSRKELLELEYCNNVLMGNQRVMYQELGKARKTVCESLAKVRELEEQSRLAAEQESKLLAIQQHLVTCSLTDSCDHDGCTNTKQQSKCNGEEESDQSERTSPAGDSDTSGGDNQSEGSTTSDEFFRAVEGRAASDEEHQWQEQKDGSFQTTDVDVTIEKLKLQNDRLKKELQKSEEARQAIEEEMEENKADMCQEIQMRIQDCETLQYELQTLETERVRLSLIEETLAEIIALLRELRMLKMSRRSLGKIVMDTIDICHSDDRDIDPEHDVRNFINCLHKQLVHCDILQQAFAARQALAKSRMEPCTENQEEEEEEEEEGNEEVTYGIDRETVC